The Pseudomonas orientalis genome contains a region encoding:
- the hpf gene encoding ribosome hibernation-promoting factor, HPF/YfiA family: protein MQVNISGHHVEVTPPMREYVELKLKKLEGHFDKITNVQVIMKVDKLQQKIEATLQIPGGEVVANAEHEDMYASIDLLTDKLDRQLKKHKEKNLHLMQGTGR from the coding sequence ATGCAAGTCAACATCAGTGGACACCATGTAGAAGTCACCCCTCCAATGCGCGAATACGTCGAACTGAAGCTGAAGAAGCTTGAAGGACATTTCGACAAGATCACCAACGTGCAGGTCATCATGAAGGTCGACAAGCTTCAGCAGAAAATCGAAGCGACCCTGCAGATACCCGGTGGCGAAGTGGTTGCTAATGCCGAGCATGAAGACATGTATGCATCGATCGACTTGCTCACCGACAAGCTTGACCGCCAACTCAAAAAGCATAAGGAAAAGAATCTGCACCTGATGCAAGGTACAGGTCGTTAA
- a CDS encoding RNA polymerase factor sigma-54, which translates to MKPSLVLRMGQQLTMTPQLQQAIRLLQLSTLDLQQEIQEALESNPMLERQEEGDDFDNTDPLADNIEQKPNPDVQEPSYQETAPTVDNLEDGEWNERIPNELPVDTAWEDVYQTSASSLPSNDDDEWDFTTRTSVGESLQSHLLWQLNLAPMSDTDRLIAVTLIDCINNQGYLDETLEEILEAFDPELDIELDEIEAVLHRIQQFEPAGIGARTLSECLLLQLRQLPTKTPWLAEAKRLVSDYIDLLGSRDYSQLMRRMKLKEDELRQVIELVQSLNPRPGSQIESSEAEYVVPDVIVRKDNERWLVELNQESVPRLRVNPQYAGFVRRADTSADNTFMRNQLQEARWFIKSLQSRNETLMKVATQIVEHQRGFLEYGDEAMKPLVLHDIAEAVGMHESTISRVTTQKFMHTPRGIYELKYFFSSHVSTSEGGECSSTAIRAIIKKLVAAENQKKPLSDSKIAGLLEAQGIQVARRTVAKYRESLGIAPSSERKRLM; encoded by the coding sequence ATGAAACCATCGCTAGTCCTGAGAATGGGCCAGCAGCTGACGATGACACCGCAGCTGCAACAGGCCATCCGCCTGCTCCAATTGTCGACCCTGGACCTGCAACAGGAAATCCAGGAGGCCCTGGAGTCCAATCCGATGCTCGAACGCCAGGAAGAAGGCGACGACTTCGACAACACGGATCCTTTGGCCGATAACATCGAGCAAAAGCCCAATCCCGACGTACAGGAACCGTCCTACCAGGAAACCGCGCCGACGGTGGACAACCTCGAGGACGGCGAATGGAACGAACGCATTCCCAACGAGCTTCCGGTGGATACGGCCTGGGAAGACGTCTACCAGACCAGCGCCAGCAGCCTGCCCAGCAACGATGATGACGAGTGGGACTTCACTACCCGCACGTCCGTCGGCGAGAGCCTGCAGAGTCATCTGTTGTGGCAACTGAATCTGGCGCCGATGTCCGACACCGATCGCCTGATCGCCGTCACCCTGATCGATTGCATTAATAACCAGGGTTACCTGGACGAGACGCTGGAAGAAATTCTTGAGGCGTTCGACCCGGAGCTGGATATCGAGCTGGACGAGATCGAAGCCGTCCTGCACCGCATCCAGCAATTCGAGCCCGCCGGGATTGGCGCCCGCACGCTCAGCGAGTGCCTGTTGCTGCAACTGCGCCAACTGCCGACCAAGACGCCCTGGCTGGCTGAAGCCAAGCGCCTGGTCAGCGACTACATCGACCTGCTGGGCAGCCGCGACTACAGCCAACTGATGCGTCGGATGAAGCTCAAGGAAGACGAACTGCGCCAGGTCATCGAGCTGGTGCAGAGCCTCAACCCGCGCCCGGGCTCGCAGATCGAGTCCAGCGAAGCCGAGTACGTCGTACCTGACGTGATCGTGCGCAAGGACAACGAGCGCTGGCTGGTGGAATTGAATCAGGAGTCGGTGCCACGCCTGCGGGTCAACCCGCAATACGCCGGTTTCGTGCGCCGCGCCGATACCAGCGCCGACAACACCTTCATGCGCAACCAGTTGCAGGAAGCGCGCTGGTTCATCAAGAGCCTGCAAAGCCGCAACGAAACCCTGATGAAAGTCGCCACCCAGATCGTCGAGCACCAGCGCGGCTTCCTGGAATATGGTGACGAAGCCATGAAACCGCTGGTGCTGCATGACATCGCCGAGGCGGTCGGCATGCATGAATCGACGATTTCACGGGTGACCACGCAAAAATTCATGCATACCCCACGGGGTATATATGAGCTGAAATACTTTTTCTCCAGCCACGTAAGCACCTCCGAAGGCGGCGAATGCTCGTCCACGGCGATCCGCGCGATCATCAAAAAACTGGTTGCCGCGGAAAATCAGAAAAAGCCGTTGAGTGACAGCAAGATCGCTGGTTTACTGGAGGCACAAGGCATTCAGGTCGCCCGTCGAACCGTCGCCAAGTACCGCGAGTCCCTCGGGATCGCGCCTTCCAGCGAGCGTAAGCGTTTGATGTGA